Proteins co-encoded in one Desulfatiglans sp. genomic window:
- a CDS encoding manganese efflux pump: MSHLTIILLALALAMDAFAVSIASGIAIKDLRIKHSLIIASWFGIFQAIMPLLGWLGGIKLQRFICEIDHWIVFCLLFFIGCKMIYEAFKIEEVEKKTDPMDVAVLFSLSIATSIDAFAAGISFALLDIGVVEPVIVIGLITFIMSFIGVWIGDRGTHFFEKKMEIAAGLVLIGIGIKVLISHLVAG, from the coding sequence ATGTCACATTTGACTATAATCCTTCTTGCCCTTGCCCTTGCAATGGACGCCTTTGCAGTATCGATTGCGAGCGGGATTGCGATTAAGGACCTTCGTATTAAACATTCCCTGATAATTGCCTCCTGGTTCGGCATATTTCAGGCCATTATGCCCCTTTTAGGGTGGCTGGGCGGGATCAAACTTCAGAGATTTATCTGTGAGATAGATCACTGGATAGTTTTCTGCCTGCTTTTTTTTATCGGGTGCAAGATGATATATGAGGCATTTAAGATTGAAGAGGTAGAAAAAAAGACAGACCCCATGGACGTGGCTGTGCTCTTTTCCCTCTCAATCGCAACAAGCATTGACGCCTTTGCCGCAGGGATAAGCTTTGCCCTGCTTGATATTGGGGTGGTGGAGCCGGTTATTGTTATTGGGCTTATAACGTTTATCATGTCCTTTATCGGTGTGTGGATCGGTGACAGGGGCACGCATTTTTTTGAAAAAAAGATGGAGATAGCAGCAGGGCTGGTGCTTATCGGTATCGGCATAAAGGTGCTCATAAGCCACCTTGTGGCCGGTTAA